A genome region from Microbacterium terricola includes the following:
- a CDS encoding LicD family protein, translated as MRDYDYSDLKDLAADPDHKAAMLAVLLEFDKFCEENNLTYYLSGGTLLGAARHKGFIPWDDDVDVNMPRADCEKLMELSGGRIGDFELVPPNSSPKYFAYHWKLYSEAILVAKRTKGGIGSKVYPIFLDIFPIDGLPDTEEKNVEHYAEIKRRKDRVRHARNVRRYRGLNPYRLVRNRLATRIYRRMGVGPLFDKVIELATSIPFESADHVGVMMTNVHTTEERVVKSEYAPVIKMEFEGHMLSAPAGYDTYLRQLYGANYMEWLPVHKRVPRHDFVTFFSHGQGEKPRGLEAQLAREEQREAAEGDSPVADDDEMLDEMA; from the coding sequence ATGCGGGACTACGACTACAGCGACCTCAAGGATCTCGCCGCCGACCCGGACCACAAAGCAGCCATGCTCGCCGTGCTGCTCGAGTTCGACAAGTTCTGCGAGGAGAACAACCTCACCTACTACCTCTCCGGCGGGACGCTGCTGGGTGCGGCGAGGCACAAGGGGTTCATCCCGTGGGATGACGACGTCGACGTCAACATGCCGAGGGCCGACTGCGAGAAGCTCATGGAGCTGTCCGGAGGCCGGATCGGCGACTTCGAGCTGGTTCCGCCGAACTCGTCGCCGAAGTACTTCGCCTACCACTGGAAGCTCTACTCCGAGGCGATCCTCGTCGCCAAGCGCACCAAGGGCGGGATCGGCAGCAAGGTCTACCCGATCTTCCTGGACATCTTCCCGATCGACGGCCTGCCCGACACGGAAGAGAAGAACGTCGAGCACTACGCCGAGATCAAGCGCAGGAAGGACCGCGTCCGCCACGCGCGCAACGTGCGCCGATACCGCGGTCTGAACCCCTACCGGCTCGTCCGCAACCGGCTCGCAACGCGCATCTACCGCCGCATGGGCGTGGGGCCGCTGTTCGACAAGGTCATCGAGCTCGCGACCTCGATTCCCTTCGAGAGCGCCGACCACGTCGGCGTGATGATGACCAACGTGCACACGACGGAAGAACGTGTCGTCAAGTCCGAGTACGCCCCGGTCATCAAGATGGAGTTCGAGGGCCACATGCTGTCGGCGCCGGCCGGATACGACACCTACCTCCGCCAGCTCTACGGGGCCAACTACATGGAGTGGCTGCCCGTGCACAAGCGGGTCCCGCGCCACGACTTCGTGACGTTCTTCTCCCACGGGCAGGGCGAGAAGCCGCGAGGCCTCGAAGCGCAGCTGGCCCGCGAAGAGCAGCGGGAAGCGGCCGAGGGCGATTCCCCGGTCGCGGATGATGACGAGATGCTAGACGAGATGGCCTGA
- a CDS encoding polysaccharide pyruvyl transferase family protein: MTTTEKTKNVKIAICGLVKSENLGEMFIARSLEHLISDGLEQAEPGIEIEYVEVDLLGRNDEIFEIADARERRLRNYYGYSDKGRFTEKVFLDLQRRGRKAKSKATQNLISRARHLIWKFGRNYRNRLASYFDLKLEGVDYIVIDGAGLLEYSYNEYHWSLLLISEYAERHGLEVVYNAIGRAGAFDERDFGSTILKRAIRSSAVKYVSARDNVTEVQACAGPGHTVKLLADSAFWMKEAYGIDTSIERKKIGIGLIRGNSLQGYGVEFGSKEWTALFAGIATVLGERGYDFEFFTNGLPGDVTLGKRVLKKLRLPDSYLVERPVDDTVLVDTINGYEAIITCRMHSSIAAFTMGVPSVILSWNDKVEKLMEIIGYPERAIRQKDFRPEYIVDSMEKAKAEGIDDALLSAMKDKAKESVSDYLGLILAARH; the protein is encoded by the coding sequence GTGACGACGACCGAAAAGACGAAGAACGTGAAGATCGCCATCTGCGGGCTGGTCAAGAGCGAGAACCTCGGGGAGATGTTCATCGCCCGGAGCCTCGAGCATCTGATCTCTGACGGGCTCGAGCAGGCGGAGCCGGGCATCGAGATCGAGTACGTGGAGGTCGACCTCCTCGGCCGCAACGACGAGATCTTCGAGATCGCGGACGCCCGCGAGAGGCGACTGCGCAACTATTACGGCTACAGCGACAAGGGCAGGTTCACCGAGAAGGTGTTCCTCGACCTCCAGCGGCGCGGACGCAAGGCCAAGAGCAAGGCGACGCAGAACCTGATCAGCCGGGCGCGGCATCTGATCTGGAAGTTCGGTCGCAACTACCGCAACCGCCTCGCGAGCTACTTCGATCTGAAGCTCGAGGGCGTCGACTACATCGTGATCGACGGGGCCGGTCTCCTCGAGTACAGCTACAACGAGTACCACTGGTCGCTCCTGCTCATCAGCGAGTACGCCGAACGCCACGGACTCGAAGTCGTCTACAACGCGATCGGCCGGGCCGGGGCCTTCGACGAGCGGGACTTCGGCAGCACGATCCTCAAGCGCGCGATCCGCTCGTCCGCCGTCAAGTACGTGTCGGCACGGGACAACGTGACCGAGGTGCAGGCCTGCGCCGGCCCCGGACACACGGTCAAGCTGCTCGCGGATTCGGCCTTCTGGATGAAGGAGGCCTACGGCATCGACACGAGCATCGAGCGGAAGAAGATCGGCATCGGCCTCATCCGCGGCAACTCGCTCCAGGGCTACGGCGTCGAGTTCGGGTCCAAGGAGTGGACTGCGCTCTTCGCCGGGATCGCGACGGTCCTCGGCGAGCGCGGCTACGACTTCGAGTTCTTCACGAACGGGCTGCCGGGCGATGTCACCCTCGGCAAGAGGGTGCTGAAGAAGCTCCGGCTGCCCGACTCCTACCTGGTCGAACGGCCGGTCGATGACACCGTGCTGGTCGACACGATCAACGGCTACGAGGCCATCATCACGTGCCGGATGCACTCATCCATCGCGGCGTTCACCATGGGCGTCCCGTCGGTCATCCTGTCCTGGAACGACAAGGTCGAGAAGCTGATGGAGATCATCGGCTACCCCGAGCGCGCGATCCGGCAGAAGGATTTCCGGCCGGAGTACATCGTGGACAGCATGGAGAAGGCCAAGGCCGAGGGGATCGACGACGCGCTGCTGTCCGCCATGAAGGACAAGGCCAAGGAAAGCGTCAGCGACTACCTCGGGCTGATCCTCGCCGCACGGCACTGA
- a CDS encoding IspD/TarI family cytidylyltransferase, translating to MITALLTAAGTGSRMKQDIPKQFMHVKNKPLIVYTLEAFQDHPSIDAIVVVTLPSWIDVVTAYAKQYGITKLQAIVPGGSTGQESIHNGLVKIREEGAGDDDVVMIHDGNRCLVSSEIISDSVAEFKANGSAVAAIPCVEAVFRSDDEGVSSTVSIPREQLFRTQTPHSYTLGKLMWAHDEAKVRGIGDTAASCVLMHELGETVYFSAGSEQNLKITTMDDLYIFESILDARHAAR from the coding sequence ATGATCACAGCACTGTTGACGGCGGCGGGCACCGGTTCGCGGATGAAGCAAGACATCCCCAAGCAGTTCATGCATGTGAAGAACAAGCCGCTGATCGTCTACACGCTGGAGGCGTTCCAGGACCACCCCTCGATCGACGCGATCGTCGTCGTGACGCTTCCGTCCTGGATCGATGTCGTCACCGCCTACGCGAAGCAGTACGGCATCACCAAGCTGCAGGCGATCGTCCCAGGCGGCTCGACGGGCCAGGAGTCCATCCACAACGGCCTGGTGAAGATCCGGGAAGAGGGCGCAGGCGATGACGACGTGGTGATGATCCACGACGGCAACAGGTGCCTCGTGTCGTCGGAGATCATCTCGGACAGCGTCGCCGAGTTCAAGGCGAACGGCAGCGCGGTCGCGGCGATCCCCTGCGTCGAGGCGGTCTTCCGCAGCGACGACGAAGGAGTGTCGTCGACCGTGTCCATCCCGCGCGAGCAGCTGTTCCGCACCCAGACTCCGCACTCCTACACGCTGGGCAAGCTCATGTGGGCCCACGACGAGGCGAAGGTCCGTGGCATCGGAGACACGGCGGCATCGTGCGTGCTCATGCACGAGCTCGGTGAGACGGTCTACTTCTCGGCGGGTTCGGAGCAGAACCTGAAGATCACCACGATGGACGACCTCTACATCTTCGAGTCGATTCTCGACGCGCGGCATGCAGCTCGGTGA
- a CDS encoding NAD-dependent epimerase/dehydratase family protein, whose protein sequence is MQLGDLTMSGGSYADDLRTAFESIPDARDLFNTRILVTGATGMICSSIVDVLLFMNRELGANITVYVAGRSAQDAADRFRSLSTDDDELVFVPYDATSGEAVALDTDLDYIIHGASNANPAMYMQLPVETMLANIVGLSAMFNLGRATSVRRLLYISSSEVYGQKEGTHPFAENDFGYLDILNQRAGYPSSKRAGESLCVAYGMEYGIDSVIVRPGHIYGPSIRPSDNRVTAEVTRRAVAGEDVVLKSKGSQLRSHCYSLDCASAILTVLLRGEPANAYNISNPHSISSIRDMAEAIAKAGGVNVRYDIPESAGAVVHNLMENSSLSSDKLEALGWMPAFDLERGAERMMAVLKDPDGPFSV, encoded by the coding sequence ATGCAGCTCGGTGACCTGACGATGAGCGGCGGGTCCTACGCGGATGACCTCCGCACGGCGTTCGAGAGCATTCCCGACGCGCGCGACCTCTTCAACACCCGCATCCTCGTGACCGGCGCGACCGGGATGATCTGCTCATCGATCGTCGATGTGCTGCTCTTCATGAACCGCGAGCTGGGCGCGAACATCACCGTGTACGTCGCCGGGCGCAGCGCGCAGGACGCTGCTGACCGCTTCCGCAGCCTGTCGACGGACGACGACGAGCTCGTCTTCGTGCCGTACGACGCGACGTCGGGCGAGGCGGTCGCCCTGGACACGGATCTCGACTACATCATCCACGGCGCCAGCAACGCGAACCCCGCGATGTACATGCAGCTCCCCGTGGAGACGATGCTCGCGAACATCGTCGGCCTCTCGGCGATGTTCAACCTGGGCCGTGCGACGTCGGTCCGTCGGCTCCTCTACATCTCCTCGAGCGAGGTGTACGGGCAGAAGGAGGGGACGCATCCCTTCGCGGAGAACGACTTCGGATACCTCGACATCCTGAACCAGCGTGCCGGCTACCCGTCGTCCAAGCGCGCGGGAGAGTCGCTGTGCGTGGCCTACGGCATGGAATACGGCATCGATTCGGTGATCGTCCGGCCGGGCCACATCTACGGGCCCTCCATCAGGCCGTCGGACAATCGCGTGACGGCCGAGGTGACCCGGCGGGCCGTCGCCGGCGAGGACGTGGTCCTGAAGAGCAAGGGAAGCCAGCTCCGCTCGCACTGCTACTCGCTCGATTGCGCATCCGCCATCCTCACCGTTCTCCTGCGCGGAGAGCCGGCGAACGCCTACAACATCTCGAATCCGCACTCGATCTCGTCGATCCGCGACATGGCCGAGGCCATCGCGAAGGCGGGCGGAGTGAACGTCCGCTACGACATCCCGGAGAGCGCGGGTGCGGTCGTCCACAACCTCATGGAGAACTCCTCGCTGTCCTCGGACAAGCTGGAGGCTCTCGGGTGGATGCCCGCCTTCGACCTCGAGCGCGGTGCCGAACGGATGATGGCGGTGCTGAAGGACCCGGACGGCCCGTTCTCGGTCTAG
- a CDS encoding IspD/TarI family cytidylyltransferase: MNVAVIFAGGIGSRMSSATLPKQFLEIHGTPLIVHTIQHFQDHPDIDGVAVAILPEWRERFAQLVARYELTKVKWIVDGGATGQESRHRAIRAVADECPGDSVVLVHDGVRPLIDAQLISDNIQTVRERGSAITCTKGNETIVSASGEEIDEVLPRDFLYIAQAPQSLRLSTALEIYDRAVAEGDDDSIDTATLLRRFGHPLFRVPGPRSNIKITTAEDYYICRAFFDVIERRQIGG; this comes from the coding sequence ATGAACGTTGCGGTGATCTTCGCGGGTGGCATCGGCTCCCGGATGTCTTCGGCCACGCTGCCGAAGCAGTTCCTCGAGATCCACGGGACCCCGCTGATCGTGCACACGATCCAGCACTTCCAGGACCACCCCGACATCGACGGCGTCGCCGTTGCGATCCTTCCGGAGTGGCGGGAGCGCTTCGCGCAGCTCGTCGCACGATACGAGCTCACCAAGGTGAAGTGGATCGTCGATGGCGGCGCGACCGGCCAGGAATCCCGGCACCGGGCCATCCGGGCCGTCGCGGACGAATGCCCCGGAGACAGCGTCGTGCTCGTCCACGACGGCGTGCGCCCGCTGATCGACGCCCAGCTGATCTCCGACAACATCCAGACCGTGCGGGAACGCGGCTCGGCGATCACGTGCACCAAGGGCAACGAGACCATCGTCTCCGCGTCGGGTGAGGAGATCGACGAGGTGCTCCCCCGCGACTTCCTCTACATCGCTCAGGCTCCTCAGAGCCTGCGCCTGAGCACGGCACTCGAGATCTACGACCGTGCGGTGGCAGAGGGTGACGACGACTCGATCGACACCGCCACCCTGCTGCGACGGTTCGGGCACCCGCTGTTCCGCGTGCCCGGACCGCGGTCGAACATCAAGATCACCACCGCCGAGGACTACTACATCTGCCGCGCGTTCTTCGATGTGATCGAGCGCAGGCAGATCGGCGGCTAG
- a CDS encoding CDP-glycerol glycerophosphotransferase family protein, with protein sequence MNTEQQGRGGVLEVTGIAWERIHMTIRLRLAPPAGAAGAGAPAVSFAFADGERVYDAPATDEGSGSFAIRVNVTTFEGREAIPNGTWRIQSRLGGAPGPVASYDGGELEYLDQASRVFLYDGNRSALTVSYSVDENPDDASRLDFLIHTNHLHRSPAKTRSVLRRTAAKVLGTHARRRYTRTVYDVIARVIGPKPGRILFASDQQPSMEGNLLRVHERMIERGLDTQFDIRSSFRLPGTTGWRTTARILYLLATSEIILLDDYFGLLNSVTIDRRSRVIQLWHAGSGFKSVGYSRFGSTDSPKLRQPHRQYTYAISGSEHLRDVYAEAFGIEADAVIPTGLPRIDWFLDEERTASSTEAFYAQYPQLRGKRIILFAPTFRGSSYHTAFYDYDLIDLDALYAACPPDTVVLFRMHHFVKDLIAIPEQYRDRFFDVTRYPDGLGLLHVTDLLITDYSSIIYEFALLDRPMLFFAPDKALYAATRGFHRPYEETAPGRVCETFDEVIRAIRDGDFEQEKLARFRAENFDRIDTDAADRVIDWLILDERHGAATETGER encoded by the coding sequence GTGAACACCGAGCAGCAGGGCCGCGGCGGCGTGCTCGAAGTGACCGGCATCGCCTGGGAGCGCATCCACATGACGATCCGGCTGCGGCTCGCCCCTCCTGCCGGCGCAGCGGGCGCGGGAGCACCTGCCGTCTCGTTCGCCTTCGCCGACGGCGAGCGCGTGTACGACGCGCCCGCCACCGACGAAGGCAGCGGCTCGTTCGCCATCCGCGTCAACGTCACGACCTTCGAGGGCCGCGAAGCCATCCCCAACGGCACCTGGCGCATCCAGTCGCGCCTCGGTGGGGCGCCCGGCCCCGTCGCGTCCTACGACGGCGGCGAACTCGAGTATCTCGATCAGGCATCGCGGGTCTTCCTCTACGACGGGAACCGCTCGGCCCTGACGGTCTCCTACAGTGTCGACGAGAACCCCGACGACGCCTCCCGCCTCGACTTCCTGATCCACACGAATCACCTGCACCGTTCCCCGGCGAAGACGCGCTCGGTCCTCAGACGCACGGCGGCGAAGGTCCTCGGCACTCATGCCCGGCGGAGGTACACGCGTACGGTCTACGACGTCATCGCCCGCGTCATCGGGCCGAAGCCGGGGAGGATCCTCTTCGCCTCCGACCAGCAGCCGTCGATGGAGGGCAACCTCCTCCGCGTCCACGAGCGCATGATCGAACGCGGACTCGACACGCAGTTCGACATCCGCTCCTCCTTCCGGCTTCCCGGCACGACGGGATGGCGGACGACCGCGCGCATCCTGTACCTCCTGGCCACGAGCGAGATCATCCTGCTCGACGACTACTTCGGACTGCTCAACAGCGTCACCATCGACCGGCGCAGCCGTGTCATCCAGCTGTGGCATGCCGGGAGCGGCTTCAAATCGGTCGGCTACAGCCGCTTCGGCAGCACCGATTCACCGAAGCTCAGGCAGCCGCACCGCCAGTACACCTACGCGATCAGCGGCTCCGAGCACCTGCGGGACGTGTACGCGGAGGCCTTCGGCATCGAAGCGGATGCCGTGATCCCGACCGGGCTGCCACGGATCGACTGGTTCCTCGACGAGGAGCGCACGGCGTCGTCCACGGAGGCGTTCTACGCACAGTACCCGCAGCTGCGCGGCAAGCGCATCATCCTCTTCGCGCCGACATTCCGAGGAAGCTCCTACCACACGGCGTTCTACGACTACGACCTCATCGACCTCGACGCCCTGTACGCGGCATGCCCGCCCGACACCGTCGTGCTGTTCCGGATGCACCACTTCGTCAAGGACCTGATCGCGATCCCCGAGCAGTACCGCGACCGCTTCTTCGACGTCACACGGTACCCCGACGGGCTCGGTCTGCTGCACGTCACAGACCTCCTGATCACCGACTACTCGTCGATCATCTACGAGTTCGCGCTGCTCGACCGCCCCATGCTGTTCTTCGCGCCGGACAAGGCGCTCTACGCGGCGACCCGCGGCTTCCACCGCCCGTACGAGGAGACCGCTCCCGGCCGTGTGTGCGAGACCTTCGACGAGGTCATCCGCGCGATCCGGGACGGCGACTTCGAGCAGGAGAAGCTCGCTCGCTTCCGGGCGGAGAACTTCGACAGAATCGATACGGACGCTGCGGATCGCGTGATCGACTGGCTCATCCTCGATGAGCGTCACGGGGCAGCGACGGAAACGGGAGAACGATGA
- a CDS encoding CDP-glycerol glycerophosphotransferase family protein, with amino-acid sequence MINTLIEGKLVTLIVGSVFRIVEILVRAVHLAVRALRILIQEGVTSRIDRWLSRFGKRMVATRTRVDPTSIVLIERHGEYTGDPKYIAEELLRRGAPYKITWVLRDHSVGPFPREFRFVRHATAGFFRAVAGATVVIQDGRSLQESGAVKGPAQRWLEIGHGTIGTTLGHARNDILLDTSQETADRLRKKVLARLGIADRGQKFLLYDPASGDDTRAAPLSGIDIVAVRAALSTTFGGTWDVVIRTHATSRTQSDLWLAGLPSFCHDASFYPDLQELLVVADAGMTDHSRWIPDYLLTRKPAFLFSPHAAGPAPAGVPLPTATSNQELLSSIAQFDQAAHTRAVEQFLQTSSSIDDGSAASRIVDRIEELMP; translated from the coding sequence ATGATCAACACACTGATCGAGGGGAAGCTCGTCACCCTGATCGTCGGCAGCGTCTTCCGCATCGTCGAGATCCTCGTGCGGGCCGTCCATCTCGCCGTGCGCGCACTGAGGATCCTCATCCAGGAGGGCGTCACCTCGCGGATCGACAGGTGGCTGTCGAGGTTCGGGAAGCGCATGGTGGCGACCAGGACCCGCGTCGACCCGACGTCGATCGTCCTCATCGAGCGGCACGGCGAGTACACCGGCGACCCGAAGTACATCGCAGAGGAGCTCCTCCGCCGGGGCGCGCCCTACAAGATCACATGGGTGCTCCGCGATCACTCGGTCGGACCGTTCCCGCGCGAGTTCCGATTCGTCCGGCACGCCACGGCGGGCTTCTTCCGGGCGGTCGCGGGCGCCACGGTCGTGATCCAGGACGGACGTTCGCTGCAGGAGAGCGGCGCGGTGAAGGGGCCCGCTCAGCGCTGGCTGGAGATCGGGCACGGCACCATCGGGACGACGCTCGGCCACGCGCGCAACGACATCCTCCTCGACACGTCTCAGGAGACGGCGGATCGGCTGCGGAAGAAGGTGCTCGCCCGGCTCGGCATCGCCGACCGTGGTCAGAAGTTCCTGCTGTACGACCCGGCGAGCGGCGACGACACCAGGGCGGCGCCGCTCAGCGGGATCGACATCGTCGCGGTGCGTGCGGCGCTCTCCACGACGTTCGGCGGCACCTGGGACGTCGTGATCCGCACGCACGCCACCAGCAGGACGCAGTCGGACCTCTGGCTGGCCGGGCTGCCGTCGTTCTGCCACGACGCCTCCTTCTATCCGGATCTGCAGGAGCTGCTCGTCGTCGCCGACGCGGGCATGACCGATCACTCCCGCTGGATTCCCGACTACCTCCTCACGCGCAAGCCGGCATTCCTGTTCTCCCCGCACGCCGCGGGGCCCGCTCCTGCGGGCGTCCCGCTCCCCACCGCGACCTCGAACCAGGAGCTGCTCAGCAGCATCGCGCAGTTCGACCAGGCTGCCCACACCCGCGCCGTCGAGCAGTTCCTGCAGACGAGCAGCAGCATCGACGACGGCAGCGCGGCGTCCCGCATCGTCGACCGCATCGAAGAGCTGATGCCGTGA
- a CDS encoding polysaccharide pyruvyl transferase family protein: MRRTIGVVGLLTNENVGDYLLVEASKFLLRTHDPDTMLVDIDVDPSDEGVRSGMRRVNFRAAAVMKVFQRPILSVFRGQRIAYRYNYLYWKTKLGWYFEERIKDLDAVVFTGGGFIKFKTQGLNYIDELILKTARKRGIPVMMNAVGVEGYSETDIRCQRLKKALNFDNVKVITTRDDIDTLNDHYVTKTSTVTERVGDPVFWLKDMGIVDESAGMAAGRTGTRIGINLINPKNFSVYGGDISPDAVVNFYRSLIAELQRLDADFFLFSNGMTVDQTFGRSLVSSMNLRSEQLVERPTTSAQFVNLVAGFDIILSARMHAGITAYAIDVPVVGLIWGEKLQFLTEITGLRDRYFDEHELDVAKIARLLVSNDLPEPDRERREELRERTRRQLAGFVESVPQRKP; encoded by the coding sequence GTGAGGAGAACAATAGGCGTCGTCGGTCTGCTGACCAACGAGAACGTCGGCGACTACCTCCTGGTCGAGGCATCGAAGTTCCTGCTGCGCACCCACGATCCCGACACGATGCTCGTCGACATCGACGTCGATCCGAGCGATGAGGGCGTCCGCTCGGGGATGCGCCGCGTGAACTTCCGTGCCGCGGCGGTGATGAAGGTCTTCCAGCGGCCGATCCTGTCGGTCTTCCGTGGTCAGCGCATCGCCTATCGCTACAACTACCTCTACTGGAAGACCAAGCTCGGCTGGTACTTCGAGGAGCGGATCAAGGACCTCGATGCGGTCGTCTTCACCGGGGGCGGGTTCATCAAGTTCAAGACGCAGGGCCTGAACTACATCGACGAGCTCATCCTCAAGACCGCCCGCAAGCGCGGTATCCCGGTGATGATGAACGCGGTCGGCGTCGAAGGCTACAGCGAGACGGACATCAGGTGCCAGCGGCTGAAGAAGGCGCTGAACTTCGACAATGTGAAGGTCATCACCACGCGTGACGACATCGACACACTGAACGACCACTACGTCACCAAGACGAGCACCGTCACGGAGCGCGTCGGCGATCCGGTGTTCTGGCTGAAGGACATGGGGATCGTCGATGAGAGCGCCGGCATGGCGGCCGGCCGGACCGGCACCCGGATCGGCATCAACCTCATCAACCCCAAGAACTTCTCCGTGTACGGCGGAGACATCTCGCCGGACGCCGTCGTCAACTTCTACCGGAGCCTCATCGCGGAGCTCCAGCGCCTCGACGCCGACTTCTTCCTGTTCTCGAACGGGATGACGGTCGACCAGACGTTCGGCAGGTCACTGGTCTCGAGCATGAATCTGCGCAGCGAGCAGCTGGTGGAGAGGCCGACGACCTCAGCGCAGTTCGTCAATCTCGTGGCCGGCTTCGACATCATCCTGAGCGCGCGCATGCACGCCGGGATCACGGCGTACGCGATCGACGTGCCCGTCGTGGGACTCATCTGGGGTGAGAAGCTCCAGTTCCTGACGGAGATCACCGGCCTGCGCGACAGATACTTCGATGAGCACGAACTCGACGTCGCGAAGATCGCGCGCCTGCTCGTGAGCAACGACCTCCCCGAGCCCGACCGGGAACGGCGCGAGGAGCTGCGGGAACGAACGCGTCGTCAGCTCGCCGGTTTCGTCGAGAGCGTGCCACAGAGGAAGCCATGA